One genomic window of Nicotiana sylvestris chromosome 10, ASM39365v2, whole genome shotgun sequence includes the following:
- the LOC104225701 gene encoding peroxidase 11: protein MASINCFHLRILILEFLILVLFSICFSSLHGISDSHLSLDYYKKTCPSVEGIVRKEMECACLSDPRNAALILRLHFHDCFVQGCDGSVLLDDTVTLKGEKNAPNNKNALKGFRIIDRIKNRLESECPGIVSCADILTIAARDAVLLVGGPYWDVPVGRKDSKNAAYELTDTNLPTADEGLISIISKFISQGLSITDMVALSGAHTIGKARCVNFRNRIYGDFRMTTSIIDPISSSYLSKLKSVCPPIGNIGSDNNETSMDNVTPNLFDNSYYHVLLKGEGLINSDQELYSSFLAVQTKKIVEKYAADTIAFFEQFAESMVKMGNITNPETYVNGEVRKSCRFVNT from the exons ATGGCTTCTATTAATTGTTTTCACTTAAGAATTCTGATATTGGAATTCTTGATTTTGGTATTATTTAGCATTTGTTTTAGCAGTTTGCATGGGATTAGTGATTCACATTTGAGTCTTgattattacaagaaaacatgtCCTTCTGTAGAAGGAATTGTGAGGAAAGAAATGGAATGTGCTTGTCTTTCTGATCCTCGTAATGCTGCTTTGATTTTGAGATTACATTTCCATGACTGTTTTGttcag GGTTGCGATGGCTCGGTATTGTTGGATGATACAGTGAcattaaaaggagaaaagaatgCTCCCAACAACAAGAATGCATTAAAAGGATTCAGAATCATTGATAGAATTAAAAACAGGCTTGAATCAGAGTGCCCAGGAATTGTTTCTTGTGCTGATATTCTAACTATTGCAGCAAGAGATGCAGTTCTTTTG GTTGGTGGACCTTATTGGGATGTTCCAGTAGGTAGAAAAGATTCAAAAAATGCAGCATATGAATTGACTGATACAAATCTTCCAACTGCTGATGAAGGACTTATTTCTATTATTTCTAAGTTTATTTCACAGGGACTTTCTATTACTGATATGGTTGCTCTTTCTG GTGCACACACAATAGGAAAAGCAAGATGTGTAAACTTCAGAAATAGAATATATGGAGATTTCAGAATGACAACTTCAATAATAGATCCAATTTCTTCCTCATACCTCAGCAAATTAAAATCAGTTTGTCCTCCTATTGGAAATATTGGATCAGACAACAATGAAACATCAATGGACAATGTAACACCAAATTTATTTGACAATTCCTATTACCATGTTTTGCTTAAAGGAGAAGGACTCATAAATTCAGACCAAGAACTTTATTCTAGTTTCCTTGCagttcaaacaaagaaaattgtTGAAAAATATGCTGCAGATACAATTGCATTTTTTGAACAATTTGCTGAATCAATGGTGAAAATGGGAAATATTACAAATCCAGAGACTTATGTGAATGGTGAAGTTAGGAAGAGTTGCAGGTTTGTGAATACATAG